A window from Salvia miltiorrhiza cultivar Shanhuang (shh) chromosome 2, IMPLAD_Smil_shh, whole genome shotgun sequence encodes these proteins:
- the LOC131011660 gene encoding uncharacterized protein LOC131011660 → MHLIHMCEQIRRDLMVRQVEKLKTMAGVSDRVCPAIMRALEKTMAKSVTAYVFPNMTKKYEVSYEGRAFVVDVNARSCTCRAWDVTGIPCLHACAAINFEGEEPSAYVHTYYTVERYLEAYKYAIEPLVSEEMWPTAEGHPVKPPLIRKLPGRPKKVRRRDPEEDPKNPHKLKRFGLRMTCTNCHQKGHNIKTCKNEKAPPKPKGKRGRPRIHPIQPPRPKKSKGEQTTTSSEQVQTRPRTEFIPPRSTRLQQQNQSSSQSTVTGSKEGPSTQESTNPAGN, encoded by the exons ATGCATCTCATACATATGTGTGAGCAGATAAGAAGAGATCTCATGGTAAGGCAGGTAGAAAAATTGAAAACGATGGCTGGGGTTAGTGATAGGGTGTGTCCAGCCATAATGAGGGCTCTTGAAAAAACTATGGCTAAGAGTGTGACAGCTTATGTTTTTCCTAACATGACAAAGAAATATGAGGTGAGTTATGAAGGAAGGGCTTTTGTTGTTGATGTGAATGCGAGAAGTTGCACATGTAGGGCATGGGATGTCACTGGAATACCATGTCTTCATGCATGTGCTGCCATTAACTTTGAGGGTGAGGAACCATCTGCATATGTGCATACATACTACACAGTTGAAAGGTATCTAGAAGCATATAAGTATGCTATAGAGCCTTTGGTGAGTGAGGAGATGTGGCCTACGGCCGAGGGACATCCTGTGAAGCCCCCCTTGATTAGGAAGCTGCCTGGTAGACCCAAGAAAGTGAGGAGAAGGGACCCTGAAGAAGATCCTAAAAATCCACACAAATTGAAGAGGTTTGGGCTACGGATGACCTGTACAAACTGCCATCAAAAAGGACACAATATCAAGACCTGTAAGAATGAGAAGGCACCGCCTAAGCCCAAG GGCAAGAGAGGAAGGCCAAGAATTCATCCAATCCAACCTCCAAGACCAAAGAAAAGTAAGGGTGAGCAGACAACAACATCAAGTGAGCAAGTTCAAACAAGGCCGAGGACAGAATTTATT CCTCCTAGGAGTACAAGACTTCAGCAACAAAACCAAAGTTCTTCACAAAGCACAGTGACAGGAAGCAAAGAAGGCCCCTCAACCCAAGAAAGCACAAATCCAGCTGGGAATTAG
- the LOC131009591 gene encoding uncharacterized protein LOC131009591 — protein sequence MRDSSFGVYIHHGGKFVHFDKKDIYNAGECEGTFEHDPDRFGYFDVENLVKNLGYGSWKKLCYQIPRTQNFRLLQNDKDCMDMLGCLNSSCRVLHVFVDGGIISTEVPSDQNLAVENMAKGVENMAKGGENVAKTGESNTKAGESVAKTGESSTKVGGEEADDEDEGELTAYDDETIDLGEWGYDGELVDNDSDDSDYKPIDGESSDDDLADNELVPDDEEYENSRKNVKAKKNIFDLVDEEPEKGMGFNLVYDHENAESDYASSGDHDSASTDEELEGKRSRKFRSTYVPKTKPKKLDLQLGMRFADGFECKEALRDNAIANGKHIRFGKVTKASCRATCTPPCKWTVFASLVEAHDTFMIKTYVPNHTCTRKTNNKLVSSRWIATKYQNVFRVQPNLPIKLLAEDIRNRHKTIVTRDRLYRARTIAQEMMRGSVEGHYALLRRYVAELMRVDKEGTYRLLLGEGSVFRGLYIGHSALRHGFKKSCRPIIGLDGCFLKTYLGGILLAAVGKDGNNQMFPIAWAVVEVENERCWTWFLEILLQDLAITDGNGWSFISDQQKGLMNAVSKLAPMAEHRNCARHVYMNWKKSHKGSSLKNIFWSIVKSTYVQEYNMKLEELKAENAAAYEDFISRDITT from the exons ATGAGGGACAG TTCATTTGGAGTCTACATTCACCATGGTGGTAAATTCGTGCATTTCGATAAGAAAGATATTTATAATGCGGGGGAATGTGAGGGAACTTTTGAACATGATCCTGATAGATTTGGGTATTTTGATGTTGAAAATTTAGTTAAGAATCTTGGTTATGGCTCTTGGAAAAAATTGTGTTATCAAATTCCTAGAACCCAAAACTTTAGACTACTTCAAAATGATAAAGACTGCATGGATATGCTTGGTTGTCTTAATTCATCTTGTAGAGTCTTGCACGTTTTTGTTGATGGTGGGATTATATCGACCGAAGTTCCTTCTGACCAAAATCTTGCTGTTGAGAATATGGCTAAGGGTGTTGAGAATATGGCTAAGGGTGGTGAGAATGTGGCTAAGACTGGTGAGAGTAACACTAAGGCTGGTGAGAGTGTGGCTAAGACTGGTGAGAGTAGCACTAAGGTTGGTGGTGAGGAggcagatgatgaagatgagggTGAATTGACAGCTTATGATGATGAAACCATAGATTTGGGTGAGTGGGGATATGATGGAGAGTTAGTAGATAATGACTCTGATGACTCTGATTACAAACCCATAGATGGTGAATCATCTGATGATGATTTGGCTGATAATGAACTTGTGCCAGATGATGAAGAGTATGAGAACTCAAGAAAAAATGTGAAggctaaaaaaaatatatttgatttaGTTGATGAGGAGCCTGAGAAAGGGATGGGATTTAATCTTGTTTATGACCATGAGAATGCTGAGTCAGATTATGCAAGCTCTGGTGATCATGACTCTGCTTCCACAGATGAGGAGTTAGAGGGTAAGAGAAGTAGGAAGTTCAGATCTACCTATGTGCCTAAGACTAAGCCGAAAAAGCTTGATCTGCAACTAGGCATGAGATTTGCAGATGGCTTTGAGTGTAAGGAAGCTCTTAGGGATAATGCTATAGCAAATGGTAAACACATCAGGTTTGGGAAGGTTACAAAGGCTAGTTGTAGAGCCACGTGCACACCACCTTGTAAATGGACTGTATTTGCATCTCTTGTGGAGGCTCATGATACTTTCATGATTAAGACTTATGTGCCCAATCACACTTGTACAAGGAAAACCAATAACAAGCTTGTCAGTTCTAGATGGATAGCAACCAAATACCAAAATGTTTTCAGGGTTCAGCCCAACTTGCCTATTAAACTGTTAGCTGAGGACATTAGGAATAGGCATAAGACAATTGTAACTAGGGATAGATTGTATAGGGCAAGGACTATTGCCCAAGAGATGATGAGAGGGTCAGTTGAAGGGCATTATGCCTTGTTGAGGAGGTATGTAGCTGAATTGATGAGGGTTGATAAGGAGGGGACTTATAGGTTGTTACTGGGAGAGGGTTCAGTCTTCAGAGGCTTGTATATTGGACATAGTGCACTGAGACATGGCTTCAAGAAGAGCTGTAGGCCTATTATAGGGCTGGATGGCTGCTTTCTAAAGACCTACTTAGGTGGAATTCTCTTGGCTGCGGTTGGAAAG GATGGGAACAATCAAATGTTCCCAATTGCATGGGCAGTGGTGGAGGTTGAGAATGAAAGATGTTGGACTTGGTTCTTAGAGATTCTTCTCCAAGATTTAGCTATAACAGATGGGAATGGATGGAGCTTTATCTCTGATCAACAAAAG GGTTTAATGAATGCTGTTAGCAAGTTAGCTCCCATGGCTGAGCATAGGAATTGTGCCAGACATGTCTATATGAATTGGAAAAAATCTCACAAAGGTTCGAGCTTGAAGAACATTTTTTGGAGCATTGTGAAGAGCACATATGTGCAAGAGTATAACATGAAGTTGGAGGAGTTGAAGGCAGAGAATGCAGCAGCTTATGAGGACTTTATATCAAGAGAT ATAACAACATAG